The proteins below are encoded in one region of Thermothelomyces thermophilus ATCC 42464 chromosome 1, complete sequence:
- a CDS encoding tyrosinase-like protein translates to RSDLSVAEREEYIAAVKCLQSASPKSSKQQVPGARSRFDDFVATHINQTDSIHYTANFLSWHRYYVWAYEKALREECGYTGFQPYWNWDRYAADPANSPLFSGNSSSLSGNSVNGGCVTTGPFADMKVNLGPGASLAYNPRCLKRNISKSYAAMTTADKTYALITGSADIARFQDTMQAVPGVHAGGHFTIGGDPGGDVYSSPGDPAFWLHHAMIDRVWWIWQTHGLPGRLSEVAGSVAGSSRPGSGKDLVNLGVNGPAVAIENLLNTVGGLDGKMCYIYL, encoded by the exons AGGTCCGACCTCTCCGTCGCCGAGCGAGAGGAGTACATTGCCGCCGTCAAGTGCCTGCAGTCGGCGAGCCCCAAGTCTTCCAAACAGCAAGTCCCGGGCGCGCGTAGCCGCTTCGACGACTTTGTGGCCACGCACATTAACCAGACCGACTCGATCCATTACACG GCGAACTTCCTCTCGTGGCACCGATACTACGTGTGGGCATACGAGAAGGCCCTCCGCGAGGAGTGCGGCTACACCGGCTTCCAGCCGTACTGGAACTGGGACCGGTACGCAGCCGACCCGGCCAACTCGCCCCTGTTCAGCGGCAACTCGTCCAGCCTGAGCGGAAACTCGGTCAACGGCGGTTGTGTCACCACGGGCCCTTTCGCCGA CATGAAAGTCAACCTCGGCCCCGGGGCCTCTCTCGCCTACAACCCGCGCTGCCTGAAGCGCAACATCAGCAAGAGCTACGCGGCCATGACCACGGCCGACAAGACGTATGCGCTCATCACGGGTAGCGCCGACATTGCCCGCTTCCAGGACACCATGCAGGCCGTCCCTGGCGTGCATGCCGGCGGCCACTTTACCATCGGCGGCGACCCTGGCGGC GACGTCTACTCGTCGCCGGGCGACCCGGCCTTCTGGCTGCACCACGCCATGATCGACCGCGTCTGGTGGATCTGGCAGACGCACGGCCTGCCCGGCCGGCTGTCCGAGGTGGCCGGTTCCGTCGCCGGCTCCAGCCGCCCGGGCTCCGGCAAGGACCTCGTCAACCTGGGCGTCAACGGCCCCGCCGTCGCCATCGAGAACCTGCTCAACACCGTGGGCGGCCTGGACGGCAAGATGTGCTACATCTACCTCTGA